The Hordeum vulgare subsp. vulgare chromosome 7H, MorexV3_pseudomolecules_assembly, whole genome shotgun sequence DNA window gagcactcgacgacgcagggggagctgaagggacggcaggctcatgccgacacttactccgatgctctggccgcgtaggtggcgagtctggctcttcatcttcttcctcttcctcgatgtcttcctcctccgactccccgctgtcggagacgtattcggcgctctccacgctcccctcctggctgccttcctcctcttcctcctccggattcccgttcgagacgggggagaaccagttggtccacgcctgcatgagtttcagtcggaaacattaagcatcacacggagatataagtaaacGACTGGAATAAAGACGATTCGATGTACTCGGctgatgccactcacctgattcggtggcgggttgtccgcgctgtaaggcgccactcggcgagctcctttagggttctcataaggtcccgtgatttggagcaccaacgaggtcaccttctcctcgagtatgcccaccacgatggtccgagtggaatcctcgggccctgtgtagtgccacatagcatggtcccgagcttgcagaggctggattcgccgaccgatgaagacttccagcaggtcaataccggtgacccccctcctgacaacatccacgagtgccttgaccaaaggctggatgtcgttcttctcgaccttcgagagcgcgagttgtTTGGGTGGAGcgggacggtctagactaaacggaggcagcccagtcgacgcgttcggacaggctatgtcctggcagtagaaccacgtcgactgccagttcctaaccgactcgctcaactgcagagcagggtagctgctccgactcttcttctggaaccctaaacccccacagagctggaggagatgcgtcttgtcgtccgactgactaagacgttttatggtttgggagcaggcggagaagatgtgtttgaataaaccccaatggggagggcaaccaATAAAGCACTAGCACAGAaaaatgaaggcagaaagatgggcgatggcattcggagcgaagtgatggagttgagcaccaaagtggttcatgatgcctttgaagaagggatgcggaggaagagagaaacctgtgtgaacatggctgaggagcaagacgcgctccccctcccgtggcgccggctcgacctcgtcgtccgccggcaacctccaggacttatgcgcgagcaggccgtgctctaccagctccagcaggtccccctccgtcaccgtggaggggagaaagtctccctggatccaccccgccggtaacggccgctgccgccgctgagcagcagccgccttgttcttcttcttccttgcctccatcttgctggtctgacctttggtcatggcggcgacggcgagctctcgagaaggaggggaagagaagggcgtatgagcgcaggaggtggcgaggaagacggagcaggcaagagcagaggattcggcgagcgtaaccgaagggtctcgtcgaccagagttaaatagagcaccgactgggtcgctggcgagcgggcccgaaatcttatctgcccaaccagccgcggcgatatcagtggaggagttgaaggcgcgaggatcgaggagtcaggcgctactcgagcgcgctgacgtcgtccccgctaagcgcgcggaacccgaaatttgagatcccggaaaatccgccgctgtcagttgaccggtcgcgtcaaaagatgtcgcgaaagcactcggttcccgacagtctgtttcgcaaaacACATCCACTCGGACCATTGGtcaggagagataaaatggatagaggcaagcaacacccaagccgaacctagtccagtcggatctgaacctcgagcactgctttgacgtttcaaccccaatccattcggggactaatgatggggtcatagtcctagggtagggtcataggcctgtcctacaggtcctacccaaggactaccccacacaagggacaggaccttaagtatgcccgactgaattaaggtgcccccatcatccagtcggtaacaggcccagaatcatccagtcggagactaacattcggaggacaccgggcctaccgactggatacactcggtgcgccataacctctctggagggaaactgctgtacgttttcgggtgcatttactagcatttagagcatacgttacctgtaacgtatgcattcaatcgccactactccacccttgaatcagaaccgttgtggagggcagcgcactctatataagccgccctcccccactggtaaaagggttagaaaaacattgtactccatattacactcggtaacaagctccgaaagcactgagacgtagggctattacctccaccgtagaggggcctgaactcatacgacctcgccgtagctaggactctgcccatctcattcgtaccctacacatctactgtcaggcttatacccacgacacatagTAAGCGATGGCATCGCCCGTCTGTAGATCACTGGGGTGTCAACCATGTCGTACCACCAATCTTTGATGCTCCTGTAGGCTGTCCAAACAATGGTGTCCAAGCTAGCAAGTTTTTACCAACCCCCACAGCCGCAGTGAATAACGACATATGAAAAAGAGGTGTTCGACAGTTTCTTGCTCTCGCTTACGCAAGGGGCAAGGCCCATAGTTTGGCCATCCCCTCTTGGTCAAACGGCAGGCCGTCCAAATCCGGTTCTGAACTGCCAGTCATGCGGGGAATTTTACGCTCCCACGCCCTCCAGACAGCCTTGCCCATATCAGTACGAGTGATGGATAGAAATTGTGCATTTTACGCAAATGAGGTAATGTATTCTCCTGAGACTTAtgcttcgatatagttgagtcctCGGTTTGCTCGTCAAGATGGATTCCGTGAAGGAAGATCCAAAGATCCAGAAATTGCCTTAGGAGGTCGAGCGAGAACGACGTAACCATGTTGATCTTACTAATCCATGTGCTTTTATACAGAGCCTGTCCCTCACCTTCCAATGCTCGTGTGATGATGCCTCGAAGATCAGAGGGGCGATGTCCTTGGGCTTGCTCCCATTTAGATATGGGGAGTCCTAGAAGGGTGTCCGAGCACCATTGCAAATGGTGATGAttgtacatgcatagaaaaagtgCATGTCGTTCTCATCACAAGGGTTACCCAATCACACCCATAACCTCGTTGGCGCGGTCCATTCGAACTAGATCCACCGCAATCGAAGAGCCTGACAGAATTTATCTAGGTGCAGCACCCCAGGCCCCCAAGGTCCTTAGGCCTGCAAACACGGTCCCAGCTAACCTTGCACTTTGCCACAGTCGTTTTGTGTGTGGTTGACCATAAGAAAGCATGCTCGATCTTGTTGATGCTATCCAAAGTGCACACGGGAATGGTTAAGGCAGTGGCAGTGAAAACAACATGGGATGTCAGGACCGATTTGACCAACACCACACGGCCCGGGATTGTAATGTATCTCCCCTACCATTGCACGAGCCTACTGGCAACCTGATCTTTGAGGAATTGGAAGTCAACGCGTCTAAGTTGCCACACCGTCAATGGGAGCCCTAAAAATTTCAGCGGGAAAGAGGCTCGTTTTGCAGGGAGCCCACTCGGGATGGCGTTGAGACCATGATTCCAGCACCGAATGGAGACAACCGAGCTCTTCTAGAAATTGGTGCAAAGGCATGTGACCTCCCCGGAGccttttactccctccgttcctaaatataagtctttcaaaagattcaactaatggactacatacggatgtatatagacatactttagagtatagattcattcattttgcttcgtatgtagacacctagtgaaatatcttaaaagacttatatttaggtacggagggagtagaatgttAGCCAAGTTGGTCACGTCATCCTGGATAGGCTTGACAAAGACAGCCGCATCATCCGCGTATAGTGAGGTCCGGAGGGTAGAGCCGTGTCCCCAAATCTTGTGAAGCAGTCTGCGCGTGGTGGCGAGGTCGAGCAGTTGTTGCAACGGGTCAATGGCAATGACAAACCACAAGGGGGAGAGGGGGTCACCCTGCTGAAAACCCTTCAtacgtcaccaacgtatctataattttttattgtttcatcctGATAAATTATCATTTTAgaatatttttgaggtatttatttaccaatttacatAGTTCATCAATCCATCACATGAAATTCAACACACTGAACAACGTCATCACATGACATGAAACATAGAGATTAAATTAGTGGCCTTGTTGCTCATGCCATGTCCATCACTCCTTAATGAGATCTTTGTGTGTATCAGAACATGTTGCTTCACACACTTGACAATGTGAATGAACAAATCCAAAGACATCCTAAACTGACGGCGAAAGTATTGTTCTGATACACCAGAGATGAGCCAAAAATAGTTTTCATCAATCTAATATACGCCTCTTGCCTGTCCCTCCAAATCAACTCATGCCCGAAAATGAAACCACCATGCTTTGGCATCTTGTTCTTTTGCGTCATCAAGATCAAAGCAATGACCTCCtcttacatcatgtcatattcccATTCGAATGAGGAATCCTCCCACATAGAGGATTCAAATGATCTCATCTACAATACAATAGTTTTAGTTACAATAACCCCATTTGTACACACACAAAATAAGCAGGAAAACCCTTTTAGGCAGTTCCTCAAACATCTTGAGTACGAGGAAGAGGAAACCGGTCGGCTGCAcatcagagctgaggtggttgtcGCGTTGGGTCGAAAGGCCGTATAAAACGGCCAGAACTGTAAAGTGCCGGCGACTATACGGGTTTGACCCATTTTTTGGGCCATACAAGAGCCCGTAGAGTCGCTTATTTATAGTGGCCCGCAAACCGCCCCCTCCGTGCGGTAAATCTATGGATTGGCAGCTTGGATACGGGGAGAAACCGTATCCGTGTGCTGCCGCCAACCCCAAATTCCCATGTCGATTTCTCGTCGTCGCGAGCACAATCTCCCCTCTCCTCCTCGATATTTGGCCTCGAAGTTGGTCGTCCGGCCCGGCAGTGGCGACGACCTCAAACGTTGTCGGTGCATGGCATCCGACGCGCCCGAAAGAGGGCCGCGCACCGCTACACCAACTAAGGCATGGCACCGCGGCCATCGCTCCTCCATCGCGAGACAGATGAGTGCGATTGCGTGCGTGGGCGGCTCTTCTCCGGCGCAGGCAGCTCCTCCGGAGCTAGAACGGCGGGCCGGAGGACTTCCTCCCCCCTGGCAGAGGTGGTCGTGATTTTGGCCGCCATTCTCGGGCGCAGTGCGTGGGAGGGGGAGTTGGAGTTGCAGCGTCGTCGgagggaggtggagatcgacgacgTGCTCTACGAGCAGGGTCCCGCAGAGGCTCTCGCGTtcgacgagaaggagaaggagtggcGCCCCGAGAAGATCGAGCAGGAGAAGATCTACGTCGACCTTACCTCCGACGACGACGATTGAGCTCCGACGAGCTCGATTAGGTTAGTTACCGTATCCGATGAGCTTCGGCGAGCTTGATTTTGGCTAGTTCGTTAGCGTCCTCCTAGCTTTTGTATGTAAAAAATCTATGATGTGTACAAATAATCTGCCCCTTTGTATGACTGATCTGCGAGCttttgaaactagtttttcaaattATATACTTTCAATTATGGATTCTGTTTTGTGAGCttttgaaactagtttttcaaattATATACTTTCAATTATGGATTCTGTTTTGCGAGCttttgaaactagtttttcaaattATATACTTTCAATTATGGATTCTGTTCTACGCGACTATTTTGAGTCTGTATAGACTCTGCTGCACGAACTGTAAACACGATTTACAGTTCCACGGAATACATGGTCTACTCGAGTTGCTCTAAAAAAGAACCGATTCATTGATTCAACCTTTTTTTTGGAACCGGAACTTTCGGGATTCCTATATAAAGAGGAACAGAGAGCCTTTAGACATGCGGTCGAGTAGCTGGCGTTCATAGGGAAGCAGGAATGGACTCTGGGAGTGGTAGTCCATGGGCCTCAGTTCCACGGAACCGACTCCTCCCGATCCGCGTGTCAACAGAGCCTGCCGGCACCGAGTGGACGCCGGAGAACCCCGGTTCTCCAGCGGAGGAGCCCGTGAGCCCTACAGCAAGAGCCATGGACGACATAGGTATTTATATCGTCGTCACGTTCGGCCTCGACACGCCGGTAAACCTGACCACCTTCCGAGCCGGCATCGAAGCTATGCTTGCCCGATGCCCGCGCTATGGATGCATTCAAGTACGTACTCTTGTGACTACAGCTGCTTAAccgctacaagtacatgtaccatgAGTTCCGTTAcccatatgcatatgcatgaccATGGCACGCAGGTGGCGCGGGATGGGTCAAACAATGGCGAGGCACGATGGGTGCGCACGACTGTGAACGTCGACGATCACATGATCGTGCCGAGGCTGGACCGCGCGGCCATGGCGACCGACCCAGACAAGGCCGTGGAGGACTACGTGGCCACGCTGTCCACGCTCCCCATGGACAGCTCCCGCGCGCCATGGGAGTTCCACTTCCTCGACTTCCCGACCTCCGAGGCGGCCTCCACCGTGGCGATCCGCGTGCACCACGCCTACGGCGACGGTATGTCTCTCCTGGCGCTTCTCATGATGTCCACGGGCGCCGCCGCCGACACCAAGCAGGGCCGGCCGCCAGCCGCGCCCGCGCCCCCGCGTCGTCGTCGTCCCACGCGCACGGGCGCCATCTACGCGCCGCGACGCCGGCCACCGCTCTCCGCGGGCGCCCTGGCGCTCGTCGCGTGGGTCTGGTCGTACCTTGAGCTCGCGTGGAACACCGCGGCGGACGTTGCCTACTTCGCCGCCACGATACTGTTCTTGGGTGACCCGCGCACGCTGTtcaagcgtgccgacgacgatgagTTCCACGCCAAGCGCTTCGTCCACCGGAGTCTTAGCCTGGATGACGTCAAATTCGTCAAGAACTCCATGGACTGCGTGCGTATATATAATTAAGCTAAGCTAAGCTAGTAGTTGTTCATCAAATTCTTTTAAGATCCTTCAACGGAGGGTGCTATATCTTCTTTCTTTTTTGGCCGGGAACCACAGACCGTCAACGATGTGCTGGTTGCACTGACTTCTGCTGCTCTATCACGATATTACTTCCGGACCTCCGGTAAGTAAACGTGAATTTAATTATTATTACTCCTACACGCCACTATTGATTTTTACCGTGGCACTTCCTTTCGTAACTTCAATGTCAGGTGACGCTAACACTAGGAAGATCTGTCTGCGATCACTCCTGCCTGTCAACACAAGGCCAGCCACTACCCTACAGGTAAGATGAGTGTTCTCGAAAATATATGCGACGGATGTTAAATGTCATCGATTTTTCactaatatatactccctccgttttgaaTTATAAGGCGGTTTAACTTTTTTGTGAATCAGATGCATGTAGATGTGTTTTTGTGTGTTTGCTAACTCATTTTGTATGTATTTTATATTAAAATATCAACAACTTCTTATAACTCGGAACAGAGGTGATATCTCTTAACAGCATTATAATTCACTTTGCTGTTTTCTACCACTATGGGCAGACATATGCTAATGTGATAGAGTCTGATAAGAGGAAGGAGGTGACATGGGGAAATAAACTGGGTTACATCATTCTTCCATTTTATCTGGCCATGCACGAGGATCCGCTTGCATATATTCGCAAGGCAAAGAAGGTTCTCGATAGGAAAAAGAGGTCACTCGAAGTGATATTCACATATAAAGTTGCTCAGATTTTCATGAAAGTTTTTGGTGTGAAGGTATACTTTAATTTGCTGCCGATTGCTCTATCTAAAACTAAACCACATAAATCTTTACCTAGTGAAGTAACTATTCATAACTCTTGTTCCTCCTTTAATGTTTCGAGTTGCATTTCATCGTGATGATTGAACCAGGTAGGGACCTCAATCTTTCGGTGTCTCTTCGCGCGTACAACAATAGTTTTCTCAAATATGGTTGGACCAGCTGAACAAGTAGAATTATGTGGACACCCAGTGGCTTTCATCGCGCCTAGTGTCTATGGGATTCCAGAGGTAAGCAACCCATGATATTGCATACTTCCAAATTTTCCATAACTTACTTAATTTCTATAAGA harbors:
- the LOC123410488 gene encoding wax ester synthase/diacylglycerol acyltransferase 11-like, whose protein sequence is MDSGSGSPWASVPRNRLLPIRVSTEPAGTEWTPENPGSPAEEPVSPTARAMDDIGIYIVVTFGLDTPVNLTTFRAGIEAMLARCPRYGCIQVARDGSNNGEARWVRTTVNVDDHMIVPRLDRAAMATDPDKAVEDYVATLSTLPMDSSRAPWEFHFLDFPTSEAASTVAIRVHHAYGDGMSLLALLMMSTGAAADTKQGRPPAAPAPPRRRRPTRTGAIYAPRRRPPLSAGALALVAWVWSYLELAWNTAADVAYFAATILFLGDPRTLFKRADDDEFHAKRFVHRSLSLDDVKFVKNSMDCTVNDVLVALTSAALSRYYFRTSGDANTRKICLRSLLPVNTRPATTLQTYANVIESDKRKEVTWGNKLGYIILPFYLAMHEDPLAYIRKAKKVLDRKKRSLEVIFTYKVAQIFMKVFGVKVGTSIFRCLFARTTIVFSNMVGPAEQVELCGHPVAFIAPSVYGIPEALIIHYQSYRSTIKIILSVDEDRFPHYHQLLGDFDQTLTAMKDAASRLSTSTKND